In Burkholderia savannae, one genomic interval encodes:
- a CDS encoding TraB/GumN family protein, whose translation MPEAVAAREAARRSRNGVRRAASRAGRNPRRWRARALAGAVLAGACAAGGLAWPTVGALAAGGVAAAPVPQSPIPTPSMSLPGFHAPPPSTSNGTVASGAVRTQPARMPFYVATKGKVTVYVLGTLHVGEPADYPANQPFRRPILAALAASPTLALELSPDDLLESQDDVSKYGVCNYACLPRLLPGPLWQKLANRLRGNPAALAGIRHMRPWLASLVVETYDSLSAGLQTEYGTEAQLQNVFLRKKGGKVVGLETLAEQMRAFTGLTLAQQREMLAQDMAQTPAQNADDVRALHRLWRIGDADAIAAWASAKTERLTRVRSIADSIDNKIVYERNRRFVARMAAIAAPNKPLFVAIGALHLGGPKGVLELLRQQGYRVDAG comes from the coding sequence ATGCCTGAGGCAGTGGCGGCGCGCGAAGCCGCGCGCCGCTCGCGTAACGGCGTCCGGCGCGCGGCTTCGCGAGCCGGACGCAATCCCCGGCGCTGGCGCGCGCGTGCGCTCGCGGGCGCCGTGCTTGCCGGCGCGTGCGCGGCGGGCGGGCTCGCGTGGCCGACCGTCGGCGCGCTGGCGGCGGGCGGCGTCGCGGCCGCGCCGGTGCCGCAGTCGCCGATTCCGACGCCGAGCATGTCGCTGCCGGGCTTTCACGCGCCGCCGCCGTCGACGTCGAACGGCACCGTCGCGAGCGGCGCGGTGCGCACGCAGCCCGCGCGCATGCCGTTCTACGTCGCGACGAAGGGCAAGGTCACCGTCTACGTGCTCGGCACGCTGCACGTCGGCGAGCCCGCCGACTATCCGGCGAACCAGCCGTTTCGCCGCCCGATTCTCGCGGCGCTCGCCGCGTCGCCGACGCTCGCGCTCGAGCTGTCTCCCGACGATCTGCTCGAATCGCAGGACGACGTGTCGAAGTACGGCGTGTGCAACTATGCGTGCCTGCCGCGCCTGCTGCCGGGGCCCCTCTGGCAGAAGCTCGCGAACCGGCTGCGCGGCAATCCGGCCGCGCTCGCCGGCATCCGCCACATGCGGCCTTGGCTCGCGTCGCTCGTCGTCGAAACGTACGATTCGCTGTCGGCCGGCCTGCAGACCGAATACGGCACCGAGGCGCAATTGCAGAACGTGTTCCTGCGCAAAAAGGGCGGCAAGGTGGTCGGGCTCGAGACGCTCGCCGAGCAGATGCGCGCGTTCACGGGGCTCACGCTCGCGCAGCAGCGCGAGATGCTCGCGCAGGACATGGCGCAGACGCCCGCGCAGAACGCCGACGACGTGCGCGCGCTGCACCGCCTCTGGCGCATCGGCGATGCGGACGCGATCGCCGCATGGGCGAGCGCGAAGACGGAGCGGCTCACGCGCGTGCGATCGATCGCCGATTCGATCGACAACAAGATCGTCTACGAGCGCAACCGCCGTTTCGTCGCGCGCATGGCGGCGATCGCCG